The following are encoded together in the Candidatus Omnitrophota bacterium genome:
- a CDS encoding DUF3568 family protein: MFKSALKIAVILALAVNVCGCALLIAGAAGGVGTALWLSGKLSDEVSAPYERTVNATKRAIESLDMKVDKESKSDEVTQIRSEYIDGSEVWIDIRPLTQTASKVEVRVGVTGDKTASAKILERIKKYSY; encoded by the coding sequence ATGTTTAAAAGTGCATTGAAAATAGCAGTAATTCTGGCTTTGGCAGTTAATGTATGCGGATGCGCTTTATTAATCGCAGGCGCTGCAGGCGGCGTAGGAACAGCTTTATGGTTATCAGGAAAACTTAGCGATGAAGTAAGCGCTCCTTATGAAAGGACAGTCAATGCCACTAAAAGGGCTATAGAATCCCTTGATATGAAAGTAGACAAGGAATCCAAGTCCGATGAAGTCACACAGATAAGAAGTGAATATATCGATGGCAGTGAGGTATGGATTGATATCCGGCCCCTTACGCAAACAGCTTCAAAAGTTGAAGTCAGGGTCGGCGTAACAGGAGATAAAACAGCATCGGCGAAGATATTGGAGAGAATCAAGAAATATAGCTACTAG
- a CDS encoding transposase — translation MPRKNRGLVDGSYYHIVVRGNDKRKLFRAKQDYQWFLALIREYRQKHPISILHYCLMPNHFHVLIKTIKAEHVPKFMQGLLQKYGAGFRSKYGSVGYLFQNRYNSRIIESEGYLIECARYIERNPLRAGLVKDIADYCWSSFQFYANGKPDAIINLLNPMYESLGFTIEERRCRYAERVREWRPYERIVDQAFRIP, via the coding sequence ATGCCGAGAAAAAACAGGGGGCTAGTTGACGGAAGTTATTATCATATTGTTGTCAGAGGCAATGATAAAAGAAAACTGTTCCGGGCTAAACAGGATTATCAATGGTTTTTAGCACTAATTAGAGAGTACAGACAAAAACATCCAATAAGCATTTTGCATTATTGCTTAATGCCGAATCATTTCCATGTATTGATAAAAACAATTAAAGCTGAGCATGTTCCCAAGTTTATGCAGGGTTTATTACAAAAGTATGGGGCTGGATTCCGCAGCAAATACGGATCGGTGGGCTATTTATTCCAAAATAGATATAATAGCCGAATAATTGAAAGCGAAGGTTACCTTATTGAATGTGCAAGATACATAGAAAGGAATCCTTTACGTGCTGGGCTAGTGAAGGATATTGCTGATTATTGTTGGAGTAGTTTTCAATTCTATGCAAATGGCAAACCAGATGCTATAATTAATCTGCTCAATCCTATGTATGAAAGCCTAGGCTTTACGATTGAAGAGAGGCGTTGCCGTTATGCGGAGCGGGTACGTGAATGGCGCCCTTACGAACGTATTGTAGATCAAGCATTTAGGATACCATAG
- a CDS encoding diguanylate cyclase, giving the protein MDYFRLSALINCFILVFIGAYSYLNNRTNKLNQIWCLFNMVSAIWFASIYIVNTIADKQIALNIVRLAHPLSILCGLIFFLFCLYYIDVEQNKRRLAIAAYGVGLTAIFIESFWPSLIVADVVPKFYQPYTPKGTNLYIIHFSLIIAFITMSFYELIRAYRHASSYKRNQLKYFFLATFVAAFSMSTVLPMALDLPVYPFGFFLFPLYGIIITYSIVRYRLMDIIVLMNRTVFFTAVIMPAIIVHIILVWLLQPKFPYFVSNAFSITAISIVFLITPQYRKNLQLALNSILYKGKYDYQDVLKESAKALVTMLDLNQLLDYLVNTIVKNIRVNKVSLLLEDEESKEYKVAASFGIPKEQAESIRLKPINGIIGYLTNKPATLVREEAERELSTPQLEKIKKDMDEIGAEIMMPLICKNKLVGILNLDNKSSGGFYDPSDIDILDTLANEAAIAIENARLYRQAITDGLTKLYHHQHFMARLNEETERSKRYERPMSLLMIDLDHFKDINDKFGHQAGDVALQKVALILKNNLRNVDICGRYGGEEFALILPETAVKGAKNAAERLRNHVENAKDFAEKIRQTIAKSSLKHENSTLSLTISVGITFYDGQDKTKTAYDLIKEADSALYLAKRMGRNRVVEFSR; this is encoded by the coding sequence ATGGATTATTTCCGCTTATCTGCACTAATTAACTGCTTTATATTAGTTTTTATCGGCGCCTATTCATATTTGAATAACCGCACAAATAAGCTAAATCAGATTTGGTGCTTATTTAATATGGTTAGCGCTATATGGTTTGCCTCCATTTATATAGTTAATACAATCGCAGATAAGCAAATTGCCCTTAATATCGTCCGCCTTGCCCACCCCCTAAGCATCCTTTGCGGGTTGATATTTTTTCTCTTTTGCCTTTATTATATAGATGTTGAACAGAATAAAAGAAGGTTAGCTATCGCTGCTTACGGCGTAGGCCTCACAGCCATATTCATTGAGAGCTTCTGGCCTTCACTGATAGTAGCTGATGTTGTGCCTAAATTTTACCAGCCCTATACCCCAAAAGGCACGAACCTCTACATTATACACTTCTCTCTTATCATTGCTTTTATTACCATGAGTTTTTATGAACTTATCCGCGCCTACAGGCATGCCTCCAGCTACAAGCGCAATCAATTGAAATATTTCTTCCTGGCAACTTTTGTTGCTGCCTTCTCAATGTCTACAGTGCTGCCAATGGCCCTGGATTTGCCGGTTTATCCTTTTGGCTTTTTTCTCTTCCCTCTTTACGGAATAATCATCACTTATTCCATCGTCAGATATAGGCTCATGGATATTATCGTTCTTATGAACCGTACCGTATTTTTTACTGCGGTTATAATGCCGGCAATAATCGTCCATATAATACTTGTCTGGCTGTTACAGCCAAAATTCCCGTATTTCGTGTCCAATGCTTTTTCCATAACCGCAATCAGTATAGTATTCCTGATTACCCCGCAATATAGAAAGAACCTTCAGTTAGCCTTAAATTCAATATTATATAAAGGTAAATATGATTATCAGGATGTGTTAAAAGAATCCGCAAAAGCCCTTGTAACAATGTTGGACTTAAACCAGCTTCTTGATTATCTCGTCAACACTATTGTAAAAAACATCCGCGTAAACAAGGTATCTCTTCTGCTGGAAGATGAGGAATCAAAAGAATACAAGGTCGCTGCCTCTTTCGGCATACCGAAAGAACAGGCAGAATCAATAAGGCTAAAACCTATAAACGGGATAATCGGATACCTGACTAATAAGCCTGCTACCCTGGTAAGGGAAGAGGCTGAAAGAGAATTGTCTACTCCGCAGCTTGAAAAAATAAAAAAAGATATGGATGAGATCGGCGCAGAAATAATGATGCCGTTAATATGTAAGAACAAACTGGTAGGTATCTTAAACCTTGACAATAAATCATCCGGCGGGTTTTATGACCCCAGCGATATTGATATCCTTGATACATTAGCAAACGAAGCTGCGATCGCAATCGAGAATGCCAGGCTCTACCGCCAGGCAATAACTGATGGCCTGACTAAGCTATATCATCATCAGCATTTCATGGCGCGGCTGAATGAAGAAACAGAGAGGTCAAAAAGATATGAAAGGCCGATGTCTCTTTTGATGATAGACCTGGATCACTTCAAAGATATAAATGATAAGTTCGGCCACCAAGCCGGTGATGTAGCATTGCAAAAAGTCGCGCTTATCCTGAAAAATAACCTGAGAAACGTAGATATTTGCGGAAGGTATGGCGGTGAAGAATTTGCGCTTATCCTCCCTGAAACTGCGGTTAAAGGTGCAAAAAATGCTGCAGAGCGGCTCAGAAACCATGTTGAAAATGCAAAAGACTTTGCTGAAAAAATCCGACAGACAATAGCCAAATCCTCCCTTAAACACGAAAACAGCACGCTCTCCCTGACTATAAGCGTGGGAATAACGTTTTACGACGGCCAGGATAAAACCAAAACCGCTTATGACTTAATAAAAGAAGCGGATTCCGCTCTTTACCTGGCAAAGAGAATGGGAAGAAACAGGGTCGTTGAATTCTCCAGGTAA
- a CDS encoding heavy metal translocating P-type ATPase — protein MAKDPICGMDVNEKDSLKLVRGQDTYYFCSEHCKDKFLKGNYQQAYMPSVGNAFKNVYICPMHPEIEQDRPGDCPKCGMHLEIKGFAPEENAQDRQERSLSRKFWAAVIFTIPVFFLSMGHMFGLVDTHSDFWRWMQFFLATPVVLWAGKIFFVKAWKSVLNKSPNMFTLIGIGVGAAYGFSALGLFVPGVFPDSIKEAGRVGLYFESAAVITTLVLLGQLLESKARNKTGQAIKALVSLAAKVAHKLKDGKEEDIDIDKVIKGDLLRVRPGEKIPLDGVIIEGQSYVDESMLSGEALPVLKKEGDSVIGATINQAGTFIMRIERVGSETILSQIINMVAEAQRSRAPIQNLADKISYYFVPAVFICAIISFVLWYIFGPEPALAHALVSAISVLIIACPCALGLATPMSVMVGVGKGAQSGILIRNAEAIEKAEKSTLVLTDKTGTLTEGRPKVTSVITASGYEEERLIEISAALESSSEHPLGRAVVDYAKEKGYSVSNAANFHYVTGKGVMGQVDGVFVVIGKKSFIEENSIVFPRDLIGKVTELQDKSHTVICVAAGKDFAGIVAVSDPIKKTTPPAIEGLHKMGLEIAMLTGDNENTANAIAKELKIKKVYAGLSPEGKQAVVRDLRKKGAKVLVAGDGINDAPALAEAEVGVAMGAGTDVAIQTAGITLVKGDLRGILKAINLSRQVMKSIRQNLFFAFIYNTLGIPIAAGALYPFFGLLLSPMIAGAAMSFSSVSVIANSLRLRNLKL, from the coding sequence ATGGCTAAAGACCCTATTTGCGGAATGGATGTTAATGAAAAGGATTCCTTGAAGCTTGTCAGAGGGCAAGATACGTATTATTTCTGCAGTGAGCATTGTAAAGATAAATTTCTGAAGGGAAATTATCAGCAAGCGTACATGCCTTCCGTGGGTAATGCCTTTAAAAATGTTTATATCTGCCCTATGCATCCGGAGATAGAACAGGACCGCCCCGGCGATTGCCCTAAATGCGGGATGCACCTGGAAATAAAAGGTTTTGCTCCTGAAGAAAACGCGCAAGATAGGCAAGAGAGGTCTTTATCGCGTAAATTCTGGGCCGCAGTAATATTTACCATACCAGTATTCTTCCTTTCTATGGGCCATATGTTTGGGCTAGTAGATACGCATTCGGATTTTTGGCGTTGGATGCAATTTTTTCTTGCCACCCCGGTTGTCTTATGGGCAGGCAAGATTTTCTTTGTTAAGGCGTGGAAGTCGGTATTAAATAAAAGCCCAAACATGTTTACCTTGATTGGAATTGGGGTAGGAGCTGCTTATGGGTTTAGCGCGCTTGGATTGTTTGTGCCAGGGGTATTTCCTGATTCGATAAAAGAGGCAGGCAGGGTAGGGTTATATTTTGAATCAGCAGCAGTTATCACGACTTTGGTTCTTCTGGGGCAGCTACTTGAATCAAAAGCGCGCAATAAAACGGGGCAAGCGATTAAAGCCCTGGTGAGTTTGGCGGCAAAGGTAGCTCATAAGCTCAAGGATGGTAAGGAGGAGGATATAGATATAGATAAGGTAATCAAGGGGGATTTATTACGCGTTCGTCCCGGTGAAAAGATCCCGCTTGATGGAGTTATAATCGAAGGCCAAAGCTATGTTGATGAATCCATGCTTTCCGGAGAAGCTTTGCCGGTGCTTAAGAAAGAAGGAGACAGCGTTATCGGGGCAACTATAAACCAGGCAGGGACTTTTATTATGCGCATTGAAAGGGTGGGTTCTGAGACAATCCTCTCCCAAATCATAAATATGGTTGCAGAGGCTCAACGCAGCCGCGCGCCGATACAGAATCTTGCAGATAAAATCTCGTATTATTTTGTCCCGGCGGTGTTTATCTGCGCAATAATATCGTTTGTTTTATGGTATATTTTTGGCCCGGAACCGGCATTAGCGCATGCTCTTGTAAGCGCCATATCTGTTTTAATAATTGCCTGCCCGTGCGCTTTGGGATTGGCTACGCCCATGTCAGTGATGGTTGGAGTAGGTAAGGGTGCTCAGTCCGGAATTTTAATAAGGAATGCCGAGGCTATTGAGAAGGCCGAAAAGTCAACCCTTGTCCTTACTGATAAAACAGGCACTTTGACTGAGGGCAGGCCGAAAGTAACTTCGGTTATAACTGCTTCAGGATATGAAGAAGAAAGGCTTATTGAAATTTCTGCCGCCCTTGAGAGCAGTAGTGAACATCCACTGGGCCGGGCGGTAGTAGATTATGCAAAGGAAAAAGGTTACTCAGTATCTAATGCAGCAAATTTCCATTATGTTACCGGCAAGGGGGTAATGGGCCAGGTAGACGGCGTATTTGTTGTAATCGGAAAGAAAAGCTTTATTGAAGAAAACAGTATAGTATTTCCCCGGGATTTAATCGGCAAGGTAACAGAGCTTCAAGATAAATCGCACACGGTTATTTGTGTGGCTGCCGGAAAAGATTTTGCAGGTATTGTTGCAGTATCAGATCCTATCAAAAAGACAACGCCGCCTGCTATAGAAGGATTGCATAAGATGGGGTTAGAAATCGCAATGCTTACTGGTGATAATGAGAACACAGCAAATGCTATCGCCAAAGAACTTAAGATAAAAAAAGTATACGCCGGCCTCAGCCCTGAAGGTAAGCAGGCAGTAGTCAGGGATTTAAGGAAAAAAGGCGCAAAAGTATTAGTGGCAGGAGACGGGATAAACGATGCTCCTGCTCTTGCCGAAGCAGAGGTCGGGGTAGCAATGGGTGCCGGGACAGATGTCGCGATACAAACTGCCGGTATCACTTTGGTCAAGGGTGATTTAAGGGGTATTCTTAAGGCTATAAATTTAAGCCGGCAGGTTATGAAAAGTATCCGTCAGAATTTATTTTTTGCATTTATTTATAATACATTGGGTATTCCGATTGCTGCGGGGGCATTGTATCCATTTTTTGGCCTGCTTTTAAGTCCGATGATAGCAGGTGCAGCAATGAGTTTTAGCTCAGTTTCTGTTATTGCCAATTCACTTAGGTTGCGTAATTTAAAGTTATAA
- a CDS encoding permease, with translation MLQLIVDFFVFKILGFSSTSKIAGVINFFIYDSIKILALLFFMISVIGFLRTFVSEHKIKKWLERKSVIGNFFAALFGAVTPFCSCSSVPIFISFIEADIPLGVAFSFLITSPLVNEYLAVLMLGSFGWKITLAYIISGISIGVISGVVLSKMKVERYLVKDILMPGQYPLSQKAVYKGIKSRILFGLYEAGDIVRKLWLWVLAGIGIGAFIHNYIPENTVHAIVSRGGIFSVPIATLLGVPMYGSCAAIVPIAVVLFQKGFPLGTAIAFVMAVSGLSLPEAIILRRAMKLQLILIFFGITALAIIFTGYIFNFLQVYL, from the coding sequence ATGCTGCAGTTAATCGTTGATTTTTTTGTATTTAAGATACTGGGTTTTAGCAGCACCTCTAAAATAGCAGGTGTGATTAATTTCTTTATTTATGATTCTATAAAGATATTAGCCTTGCTTTTTTTCATGATCTCAGTTATAGGTTTCTTAAGAACTTTTGTTTCTGAGCATAAAATTAAGAAATGGCTTGAAAGGAAATCTGTCATTGGTAACTTTTTTGCTGCTTTATTTGGTGCGGTTACGCCGTTTTGTTCGTGTTCATCCGTACCCATTTTTATCAGCTTTATTGAAGCCGATATCCCTCTGGGTGTAGCTTTTTCTTTTTTAATTACTTCGCCATTAGTAAATGAATACCTGGCTGTATTAATGCTTGGTTCATTTGGTTGGAAGATAACACTCGCCTATATTATCAGCGGCATATCAATCGGCGTTATTTCGGGAGTTGTGTTATCTAAGATGAAAGTGGAGAGATACCTGGTCAAGGACATTCTGATGCCAGGGCAATACCCGCTGAGCCAAAAAGCAGTTTATAAGGGCATAAAGAGCCGGATTTTATTCGGCTTATACGAAGCCGGAGATATAGTGAGAAAATTATGGCTGTGGGTTTTAGCAGGCATAGGTATTGGCGCTTTTATTCACAATTACATCCCTGAAAATACGGTGCATGCAATTGTTTCAAGAGGAGGGATTTTTTCTGTTCCTATAGCTACATTGTTAGGCGTACCGATGTATGGAAGTTGTGCTGCGATAGTACCGATAGCTGTTGTTTTATTTCAGAAAGGATTTCCGCTCGGTACGGCCATAGCTTTTGTCATGGCAGTCTCTGGATTGAGCCTGCCGGAGGCGATTATATTAAGAAGGGCGATGAAACTGCAGTTGATATTAATATTTTTTGGGATTACTGCATTGGCGATTATTTTTACTGGATATATCTTCAATTTCTTGCAGGTATATCTATAA
- a CDS encoding isoprenylcysteine carboxylmethyltransferase family protein: MKMRIRIQGILIFASVLLTLVLYKLILPSWKYHPTDELFDALGIGLILFGFLFRVSSRGYKEEMSSNGFKLVTGGPYKMVRNPMYLGTLLIGSGVVLMIFRLWMLFIFLAVYLMIYIPQINKEDKILKDKFKDDYYNYCRSTPKYFPSFSSLFNLNYYLKVKFSWVKKEAISLAMVMATIIAIEVFEDIKLFGYPNFINEIFEFLFIFTLFLAIIRIFFYANILRD; encoded by the coding sequence ATGAAAATGCGTATAAGGATACAGGGTATACTGATTTTTGCCTCAGTTTTACTTACTTTGGTGCTTTATAAATTGATATTACCCAGCTGGAAATACCATCCTACTGATGAATTGTTTGATGCCCTCGGGATAGGGTTGATATTATTTGGCTTCTTATTCAGGGTTTCTTCAAGGGGGTATAAGGAAGAGATGTCGTCTAACGGCTTTAAACTCGTTACCGGCGGGCCGTATAAAATGGTCAGAAACCCTATGTATCTGGGCACATTGTTGATTGGCTCAGGCGTGGTCCTTATGATTTTCCGTTTGTGGATGCTGTTTATTTTTCTTGCTGTTTATCTGATGATATACATACCGCAGATAAATAAAGAAGATAAAATCTTAAAAGATAAATTTAAAGATGACTATTATAATTATTGCAGGTCTACCCCTAAATATTTTCCCAGTTTCAGCAGCTTATTTAATCTAAATTATTATCTTAAAGTAAAGTTTTCCTGGGTAAAGAAAGAAGCCATATCATTAGCAATGGTCATGGCGACAATAATAGCTATAGAAGTTTTCGAAGATATAAAATTGTTTGGTTATCCTAATTTTATAAATGAAATATTCGAATTTTTATTTATTTTTACCCTATTTTTGGCCATAATAAGGATTTTCTTTTACGCAAATATTTTGCGCGATTAA
- a CDS encoding glycosyltransferase family 2 protein, producing the protein MEFLYTRHNLDATQSKLERFFEIVPGALSWGIIIGMVALSLAKPLLAAVIMIAFLLYWVMRLIYMNIFLVLSYFRLETEKKIDWSKRIKEIDKLAVEKKIPSDNIIIAGFKEKIANLTYRREVAGLLKSGQFPPAFENLYHLVLIPVIKEGLNIVEPGIAGILSGQYPASRIVLIIALEESAKIEVKADMESIVQKYKGSFMDIFIVIHPSGLEGEARVKGANIAYSAKEAARYFRDRGIAFENVIVSCFDADTVPQGNYFSCLTYHFMITPERLKASFQPIPVYHNNIWDSASFARIIDIGTSFFQLVEATNPNKLVTFSSHSMSFKALVDVGFWPVDMVSDDSAIFWKAFIHFNGDYRVVPVYTTVSMDVATGNSFRETFMNIYKQKRRWAWGVENFPIVIRAFIVKRSIPVYKRINFGIKLLESFVSWATWSFLLAFISWLPAIFSGREFSTSTVYYIAPRIRGVIFSLSSFGLLVCMVISLLLLPARKDSNAALSKIRHSLEWVFIPIIILALSALPALDAQTRLMLGKYMEFFVTDKSRKNGQ; encoded by the coding sequence ATGGAATTCTTGTATACCCGTCATAACCTGGATGCGACCCAAAGTAAGCTGGAGCGTTTTTTTGAGATAGTCCCCGGAGCGTTAAGCTGGGGGATAATAATCGGAATGGTGGCCTTAAGCCTTGCTAAGCCATTATTGGCTGCGGTAATTATGATCGCCTTTTTATTGTATTGGGTTATGAGGCTGATATATATGAATATCTTCTTGGTTTTGTCTTATTTCAGGTTAGAGACAGAAAAGAAAATTGACTGGAGCAAGCGCATTAAAGAAATAGATAAACTGGCTGTCGAGAAGAAAATACCATCGGATAATATTATTATAGCCGGCTTTAAAGAAAAAATCGCAAACCTGACATACAGGAGAGAGGTAGCCGGGCTTTTAAAAAGCGGTCAATTCCCGCCAGCATTTGAAAACTTGTATCATTTGGTCCTGATCCCGGTTATAAAAGAGGGCCTTAATATAGTGGAACCGGGCATAGCCGGTATTTTAAGCGGCCAGTATCCTGCCTCAAGGATCGTGCTTATAATTGCCCTTGAGGAATCTGCCAAGATAGAAGTGAAGGCTGATATGGAGAGTATCGTCCAAAAATATAAAGGCAGCTTTATGGATATCTTTATTGTTATTCATCCTTCCGGGCTTGAAGGAGAGGCCAGGGTCAAAGGGGCAAATATTGCCTATTCGGCAAAAGAGGCAGCACGATATTTTAGAGATAGAGGCATAGCGTTTGAAAATGTGATTGTTTCCTGTTTCGATGCCGATACCGTACCCCAGGGTAATTATTTCAGCTGTCTGACGTATCATTTTATGATTACTCCGGAAAGGCTCAAGGCGAGTTTCCAGCCTATACCTGTATATCATAATAATATCTGGGATTCCGCCAGTTTTGCCCGGATAATAGATATCGGGACATCTTTTTTCCAGCTCGTTGAAGCGACGAATCCGAATAAGCTGGTGACATTTTCAAGCCATAGCATGAGTTTTAAGGCGTTGGTCGATGTGGGTTTTTGGCCGGTAGATATGGTTTCGGATGACTCTGCTATTTTCTGGAAGGCATTTATACATTTTAACGGGGATTACCGTGTTGTGCCTGTTTATACTACCGTATCAATGGATGTAGCAACCGGTAACAGTTTCCGGGAAACATTCATGAATATATACAAGCAGAAGCGGCGTTGGGCATGGGGCGTAGAGAATTTTCCGATAGTAATCAGGGCTTTTATAGTCAAGCGGAGCATCCCGGTATATAAAAGGATTAATTTCGGGATTAAATTGCTTGAATCTTTTGTTTCCTGGGCAACATGGTCTTTTTTGCTTGCGTTTATAAGCTGGTTGCCGGCCATTTTTTCCGGAAGGGAATTTTCCACAAGCACAGTTTATTATATAGCCCCAAGAATAAGAGGGGTGATCTTCAGCTTATCTTCTTTTGGATTGCTGGTTTGCATGGTGATAAGCCTTCTGCTTTTGCCTGCAAGAAAAGACAGCAACGCGGCGTTATCAAAGATAAGGCACTCGCTTGAGTGGGTATTTATCCCAATTATAATACTCGCATTGAGCGCATTACCGGCTCTGGATGCGCAGACAAGGCTTATGCTGGGTAAATATATGGAGTTCTTTGTTACTGACAAGAGCAGAAAAAATGGACAATAA
- a CDS encoding PEGA domain-containing protein — MVIIRRVIFAIFLVSYLIICPLLVFYSLGYIINPLKKEVSHTGLVYLSTTPAGADIFLENSRYDYRTPTSITELLPASYNIRIRLKGYKVWSHHVSVEAGKALAFDNIIMIPRNWRAIKLSGESYKDIMPIPGTNYFILAKSSELGGYYIYDCLNNETRPLFVDEASLFDLNVSNAYTQASRDMVVIAAGNIFDRRYFLAKIGAKYNTVFDITKLIQEKPSYVFYGNRQDHELFLGGAKRMDYLNIIEMSLYPEYFKDIKGFGAGEKWIYVLDKNNKVSRYSYNKNNKQTLLGDNNLGDELFNRSSFYRIYIYNDDLMLFLGDKGDLLTNRPPYRISDKGVSGFEINRDAGSLVYWTKNSIGIVYFEEETGDSLFNETVVIRPLKADMRNLKKCFWVDNNHVLLHDQDKLYLAELQPDGKDHIDMIYSLARDSGVFYSPKSGFCYFLDHKNRQLAGIRIIQKDKTGFEPLAMGKNIR; from the coding sequence ATGGTTATTATAAGAAGGGTAATATTCGCCATATTTCTTGTTTCATATCTTATTATCTGCCCGCTTTTGGTGTTTTATTCCCTGGGCTATATCATAAACCCGCTTAAAAAAGAAGTGTCTCATACCGGGCTGGTTTATCTCTCAACAACTCCGGCGGGGGCTGATATTTTTCTTGAGAACAGCCGGTATGATTACAGGACACCGACATCTATTACAGAACTCCTGCCCGCAAGCTACAATATAAGGATAAGGCTTAAGGGCTACAAAGTATGGAGCCATCACGTTTCTGTGGAGGCCGGCAAGGCCCTGGCTTTCGATAATATAATTATGATACCCAGGAATTGGCGGGCAATCAAGTTATCAGGCGAGAGTTATAAAGATATAATGCCGATACCCGGTACAAATTATTTTATTTTAGCTAAGTCGTCTGAATTAGGGGGTTATTATATATATGATTGCCTGAATAATGAAACCAGGCCATTATTCGTAGATGAAGCTTCTTTATTTGACCTTAATGTAAGCAACGCTTATACCCAGGCATCAAGGGATATGGTAGTCATAGCAGCAGGCAATATATTTGACAGGAGATATTTCTTAGCCAAGATTGGGGCCAAATACAATACCGTCTTTGATATAACCAAGCTTATACAGGAAAAACCAAGCTATGTCTTTTACGGAAACAGGCAGGATCATGAATTGTTTCTGGGAGGGGCAAAACGGATGGATTACCTGAATATTATAGAAATGTCTTTATATCCGGAATATTTCAAAGACATAAAGGGTTTTGGCGCCGGCGAGAAATGGATTTATGTATTAGATAAGAATAATAAAGTCAGCAGGTATTCGTATAATAAAAATAACAAACAAACGCTTCTTGGAGATAATAATTTAGGAGATGAACTGTTCAACCGCTCCAGTTTCTACAGGATTTATATCTATAATGACGATTTAATGCTTTTCCTGGGGGATAAAGGAGATCTTTTGACTAACCGTCCTCCTTACAGGATATCAGATAAAGGAGTATCGGGTTTTGAGATAAACCGCGATGCCGGTTCTTTGGTTTACTGGACTAAGAACTCTATTGGAATTGTTTATTTTGAGGAAGAAACAGGCGATTCGCTATTTAATGAGACAGTTGTAATCAGGCCCCTGAAGGCAGATATGCGTAATCTAAAAAAGTGCTTTTGGGTTGACAACAATCATGTGTTATTACACGACCAGGATAAACTTTATTTAGCTGAACTCCAGCCTGATGGCAAAGACCACATTGATATGATTTATAGCCTCGCAAGAGACTCGGGCGTGTTTTATTCTCCCAAGAGCGGTTTTTGCTACTTTTTAGACCATAAAAACCGGCAGCTTGCCGGAATAAGAATAATTCAAAAGGATAAAACAGGGTTTGAGCCCTTAGCCATGGGGAAGAACATTAGATAA